Proteins co-encoded in one Gemmatimonadales bacterium genomic window:
- a CDS encoding TlpA disulfide reductase family protein: protein MRKGFTPVLLAAGLLAARPAGAQTGIAVGDKAPVVTVQDLDGNRVDLGRWIGKKPVFLEFWATWCTNCAELLPTVKAAAARYGAKVEFLGMNVTTNQTLARVRRYRDTEKPPYRPLWDEGKTSLKAYQVPGTSYVVIIDAKGKVIYTGFGGKQDFADALKRVAG from the coding sequence ATGAGAAAAGGATTCACGCCGGTCCTGCTCGCAGCGGGGCTCCTGGCCGCCCGCCCGGCCGGGGCACAAACCGGCATCGCCGTCGGAGACAAAGCACCCGTGGTCACGGTGCAGGACCTCGATGGGAACCGAGTTGATTTGGGGCGGTGGATCGGAAAGAAGCCGGTCTTCCTGGAGTTCTGGGCGACCTGGTGCACCAACTGCGCGGAGCTGCTCCCTACGGTGAAAGCGGCGGCCGCGCGCTATGGCGCCAAGGTCGAATTCCTGGGGATGAACGTCACCACCAACCAGACCCTCGCACGGGTGCGCCGGTACCGCGACACCGAGAAACCCCCGTACCGGCCGCTCTGGGACGAGGGCAAGACCAGCCTCAAGGCCTACCAGGTGCCCGGGACCTCGTACGTCGTGATCATCGACGCCAAGGGCAAGGTCATTTACACCGGTTTCGGCGGCAAGCAGGATTTCGCGGACGCGCTGAAGCGTGTCGCGGGGTGA
- a CDS encoding BlaI/MecI/CopY family transcriptional regulator, translating into MPQRPPVEDLSRRERQVMEILHRRGESTVTEIMQSLPDPPSYSAVRSILRILGEKKLISHREDGPRYVYLTARPTDKARDDVLAHVVRTYFAGSTEQAVTALLRLSDADLDEAEIGRLREKIRRARRNESGRS; encoded by the coding sequence ATGCCCCAGCGCCCCCCTGTCGAAGACCTCAGCCGCCGCGAGCGGCAGGTGATGGAGATCCTGCATCGGCGGGGCGAGTCCACCGTCACCGAGATCATGCAGAGCCTTCCCGACCCGCCCAGCTATTCCGCGGTCCGCTCCATCCTGCGGATCCTGGGGGAGAAGAAGCTGATCTCCCACAGGGAGGACGGGCCCCGGTACGTCTACCTGACGGCCCGTCCGACCGACAAGGCCCGGGATGACGTCCTCGCGCACGTCGTGCGCACCTATTTTGCCGGCTCGACCGAGCAGGCGGTCACGGCGCTGCTGCGGCTTTCCGACGCCGACCTGGACGAGGCCGAGATCGGCCGGCTCCGGGAGAAGATCCGCCGCGCGCGGCGGAACGAGAGCGGGAGGTCATGA
- a CDS encoding HEAT repeat domain-containing protein, protein MTSLVLAATAMSLGGSTGAPAPSLRKSSPEIRELLAGALGAPRALCALAATAVGNNRWGERDAPATPLARPKTPDSRGTRETQGTPEDVRFLLESLSTDDPCVRELAVRLLANQASDLAAPGLLQRLGSADSVMRTLAALGLGLLQPKGAVEPLVRAAHDPSTGARADALWALGRIGDGRAVRPATAALGDGAPVVREAAAEALGQLDSTSAVPALVRLLHDDAVASVRRTAAWALGQLEAKSGADGLALALRGDRDAGVREMSAWALASIEARSATPVLLRAAQADSDAAVRETAVWALGELGDASAAEGLGQLLTKERNAEVRRTAAWALGQLDVHTAPKALIGALSDADAELRVKAAWALSEIADGAAVPALRASLSREQDADARKAEVRALIHSGERSEQLTELLQSKDPEVREAAIRGIAGHGESDPWPWPEPRPRPFP, encoded by the coding sequence ATGACCAGCCTCGTCCTCGCCGCGACCGCGATGTCACTCGGCGGATCGACGGGTGCACCCGCGCCCAGCCTGCGGAAGAGTTCACCAGAGATTCGCGAGCTGCTCGCGGGCGCCCTGGGCGCGCCGCGCGCCCTGTGCGCGCTTGCCGCAACCGCGGTCGGCAACAACCGCTGGGGCGAGCGCGACGCGCCGGCGACGCCGCTCGCCCGCCCGAAGACACCAGACTCCCGCGGTACCCGCGAGACGCAGGGCACGCCGGAGGACGTGCGGTTCCTGCTGGAGAGTCTCTCGACTGATGACCCCTGCGTCCGCGAGCTCGCGGTGCGGCTGCTCGCCAATCAGGCGAGCGATCTGGCGGCGCCCGGTCTGCTGCAGCGGCTCGGGTCGGCCGATTCGGTAATGCGTACCCTCGCCGCGCTGGGGCTGGGATTGCTGCAGCCGAAGGGCGCGGTTGAGCCGCTGGTGCGAGCCGCCCATGACCCATCTACCGGCGCGAGGGCGGATGCGCTCTGGGCGCTTGGGCGGATCGGCGATGGGCGCGCCGTGCGTCCGGCGACCGCCGCCCTGGGTGACGGCGCGCCCGTGGTGCGAGAAGCGGCGGCGGAGGCGTTAGGCCAGCTCGATTCCACGAGCGCGGTCCCGGCGCTGGTGCGCCTCCTCCACGACGACGCGGTGGCCTCCGTCCGGCGCACCGCGGCCTGGGCGCTGGGTCAGCTCGAGGCCAAATCGGGCGCCGACGGGCTCGCCCTGGCGCTGCGGGGCGATCGGGATGCCGGCGTACGCGAGATGAGCGCCTGGGCCTTGGCCAGCATCGAGGCGCGATCCGCCACACCGGTCCTGCTGCGGGCGGCACAGGCGGACAGCGACGCCGCCGTACGGGAGACGGCGGTTTGGGCCCTCGGCGAGCTGGGCGATGCGTCGGCGGCCGAAGGCCTGGGTCAACTCCTCACGAAGGAGCGGAACGCGGAAGTGCGGAGAACCGCGGCGTGGGCCCTGGGTCAGCTCGACGTCCACACCGCGCCGAAGGCGCTGATCGGCGCCCTGAGCGACGCCGATGCCGAGCTGCGGGTCAAGGCAGCGTGGGCGCTCTCCGAGATCGCGGATGGCGCAGCCGTCCCCGCGCTCCGGGCCTCGTTGTCACGGGAGCAGGATGCCGATGCGCGGAAAGCCGAGGTCCGGGCGCTGATCCATTCGGGCGAACGCTCCGAGCAGTTGACCGAGCTCCTGCAGTCGAAGGATCCCGAGGTGCGTGAGGCGGCGATCCGGGGCATTGCGGGACACGGGGAGTCCGATCCGTGGCCCTGGCCCGAGCCTCGGCCCCGCCCGTTCCCCTGA
- a CDS encoding tryptophan 2,3-dioxygenase family protein: MPSYAEYLKVNELLALQCPLSEGPEHDEMLFIVIHQVYELWFKEILHELDHLQDLLSRNDGARARGTLKRILTILKVMVAQLDILETMTPLEFLSFRDRLESGSGFQSFQFRELEFALGWKDQKAVERHPAGSEVRRRLERRLHSPSLWDGFLRHLAAGGVPVPRSDLERDVTRRVEPSPGLRDALIAVYRSQSAEAELCERLVDLDEGIMEWRYRHVKMVQRTIGTRRGTGGSAGADYLLATLNQPLFPDLWAIRTEL, encoded by the coding sequence ATGCCCTCGTACGCCGAATACCTGAAGGTCAATGAGCTGCTCGCGCTCCAGTGTCCTCTGTCGGAGGGCCCGGAGCACGACGAGATGCTCTTCATCGTGATCCATCAGGTGTACGAGCTCTGGTTCAAGGAGATCCTCCACGAGCTGGATCACCTCCAGGATCTGCTCTCCCGCAACGACGGCGCCAGGGCCCGGGGCACACTCAAGCGCATTCTGACCATCCTCAAGGTGATGGTGGCGCAGCTCGACATCCTGGAAACGATGACGCCACTCGAGTTCCTGTCGTTCCGTGACCGGCTGGAGTCGGGGAGCGGGTTCCAATCGTTCCAGTTCCGCGAGCTGGAGTTCGCGCTGGGATGGAAGGATCAGAAGGCGGTGGAGCGCCACCCGGCGGGGAGCGAGGTCCGCCGGCGGTTGGAGCGACGGCTGCACTCACCCTCGCTCTGGGATGGCTTCCTGCGCCATCTGGCTGCCGGCGGCGTCCCGGTGCCCCGGAGCGACCTGGAGCGGGACGTGACCCGGCGAGTGGAGCCCTCCCCCGGTCTCCGCGATGCGTTGATTGCCGTGTACCGCAGCCAATCGGCGGAGGCAGAGCTGTGCGAACGGCTGGTGGATCTCGATGAAGGCATCATGGAGTGGCGCTACCGGCACGTGAAGATGGTGCAGCGGACCATCGGCACCCGCCGTGGCACCGGGGGAAGCGCGGGCGCGGACTACCTGCTGGCCACACTCAATCAGCCACTGTTTCCGGATCTGTGGGCCATCAGGACCGAGCTCTGA
- a CDS encoding LTA synthase family protein, translated as MADRTSCRELTPSVPILTVIAAAAVLASWTGTLPGRSVPIYGPLVQGLFWAGLCAGLALAYGAVAPDQGGALRRVLPRVGACLLLALLATHLSRLLLGAFIGRGVWQRFFYLEWLVPPACAALACAALMPRETRAIYRAARGSPRAASLLALLVLLVSAGVLTAAADLTFEWGGVDARLRREVVMVDAWVTNTLLLFSALVLVFAVTRRVAIALLLVAPSFLLLDLATIAKIEYMHSAVQPLDVLRVAEFVPLFRRFFGTTVLLMIVVAAGLWVVALVAAHRTEPWRLSLPRRLLLGVASLVALITLPLVFYLAPTQPLAGRLLLLVGAPGDLHREKARANGLLLSFVSEIPALLVPSPVGYSPESVATAMGRTWGTGSSVQRPPGHVNLILYLVESFMDPDDLGLHYTSDPIPNVRALGKTHIYGHGIVPERFGGSANTEFELLTGMTMSFLPIGSLPFKQHIRHPMPSLPRALADLGYATTAIQADAKYYYNRERVYDLLGFHHVVWLNDMPGVERAARPGWPSDNAVVQSVIQASRGPRPFFVFAFPSSTHSPYNSGTYRSSDLGVLGAKSDDPMGEVKEYINAIREADRAIGTLVEYFRGQRDSTIIAILGDHMAPLSGNALRPLFAQLAGRSEAEQARRTRRGPLVVWANFQLPREETELSVNALPAYLLQTMRIPPPGFLGVGDRVRRRIPVLGRYMRGTDGEVWDWESLPREERTLLEDYRLLQYDLLLGRQYALRENGAAP; from the coding sequence ATGGCTGACCGGACCTCGTGCCGCGAGCTGACGCCGAGTGTGCCGATACTCACGGTCATCGCGGCCGCCGCGGTCCTGGCGTCGTGGACGGGAACGCTTCCGGGTCGGTCGGTCCCCATCTACGGTCCGCTGGTCCAGGGGTTGTTCTGGGCGGGGCTCTGTGCGGGGCTGGCGCTGGCCTATGGCGCAGTGGCTCCCGATCAGGGGGGCGCTCTGCGCCGCGTGCTTCCGAGGGTTGGTGCCTGTCTGCTGCTCGCCCTCCTGGCGACTCACCTCTCGAGGCTGCTGCTCGGTGCGTTCATCGGTCGCGGGGTGTGGCAGAGGTTCTTCTACCTGGAGTGGCTGGTGCCTCCAGCGTGCGCCGCCCTCGCATGCGCGGCCCTGATGCCTCGGGAGACCAGGGCCATTTACCGCGCCGCCCGCGGCAGCCCCAGGGCAGCCTCGCTGCTCGCGCTCCTCGTGCTCCTCGTCTCCGCGGGTGTCCTCACGGCCGCCGCGGATCTGACATTCGAATGGGGAGGAGTCGACGCCCGCCTGAGGCGCGAGGTCGTGATGGTGGATGCCTGGGTCACCAATACCCTGCTGCTGTTCAGCGCGCTGGTGCTGGTGTTCGCGGTCACCCGGAGAGTGGCCATCGCACTCCTGCTGGTGGCGCCGTCGTTCCTCCTGCTGGACCTCGCGACGATCGCCAAGATCGAGTACATGCATTCGGCGGTGCAGCCGCTCGACGTGCTCAGGGTGGCCGAGTTCGTGCCGCTCTTCCGCCGATTCTTCGGCACGACGGTCCTCCTCATGATCGTTGTCGCTGCCGGACTCTGGGTCGTGGCACTCGTGGCAGCGCACCGAACCGAGCCATGGCGATTGTCGCTGCCGCGTCGCCTGCTGCTCGGCGTCGCGTCGCTGGTCGCCCTCATCACACTTCCGCTGGTCTTCTACCTGGCGCCCACTCAGCCGCTGGCCGGCCGCCTGCTCCTGCTGGTCGGAGCCCCCGGCGATCTCCACCGCGAGAAAGCGCGAGCGAACGGGTTGTTGTTGTCGTTCGTCTCCGAGATCCCAGCGCTGCTGGTGCCGAGCCCGGTGGGTTACTCACCCGAATCGGTTGCCACGGCGATGGGCCGGACCTGGGGCACCGGATCTTCGGTGCAGCGCCCCCCTGGGCACGTGAACCTGATTCTCTATCTGGTCGAATCCTTCATGGACCCGGATGATCTCGGCCTGCACTACACCAGCGATCCCATTCCCAATGTCCGGGCCCTCGGCAAGACCCACATCTACGGACACGGGATCGTCCCCGAGCGCTTCGGCGGCTCGGCCAATACCGAGTTCGAGCTCCTCACGGGGATGACGATGAGCTTCCTGCCGATCGGAAGCCTCCCGTTCAAGCAGCACATTCGGCATCCGATGCCGTCGCTTCCGCGCGCCCTCGCCGATCTGGGCTACGCGACCACCGCGATCCAGGCCGACGCCAAGTACTACTACAATCGGGAGCGGGTGTACGACCTGCTGGGCTTTCATCATGTCGTGTGGCTCAACGACATGCCGGGGGTGGAGCGCGCGGCCCGGCCAGGCTGGCCCTCCGACAACGCGGTGGTCCAATCCGTCATTCAAGCCAGTCGTGGCCCTCGTCCATTTTTCGTGTTCGCCTTCCCCTCCTCGACCCACTCTCCCTACAACTCCGGGACGTACCGCAGCTCCGATCTGGGCGTGCTCGGGGCGAAGTCGGACGACCCGATGGGCGAGGTGAAGGAGTACATCAACGCGATTCGGGAGGCGGACCGGGCGATCGGGACTCTGGTCGAGTACTTCCGCGGCCAGCGGGACTCCACCATCATCGCGATCCTCGGCGATCACATGGCCCCGCTTTCGGGTAACGCGCTTCGCCCCCTGTTCGCGCAGTTGGCCGGGCGGTCCGAGGCCGAACAGGCCCGCAGAACCCGCCGGGGGCCCCTCGTCGTGTGGGCAAATTTCCAGCTCCCGCGCGAGGAAACCGAGCTGAGCGTCAACGCGCTTCCCGCCTATCTCCTCCAGACGATGCGCATACCCCCGCCAGGCTTCCTCGGGGTGGGCGATCGGGTCCGCCGCAGGATCCCCGTGCTGGGGCGCTACATGCGGGGAACCGATGGAGAGGTCTGGGACTGGGAGTCCCTGCCCCGGGAAGAGCGGACCCTGCTGGAGGACTACCGGCTCCTTCAGTACGATCTTCTCCTGGGACGGCAGTATGCGCTGCGGGAGAACGGGGCGGCCCCCTGA
- a CDS encoding DUF5916 domain-containing protein has protein sequence MTALLGVLLGLQAQVMTIPRPRPATTVVRATRTAVAPVLDGRDDDVVWRTAPPVDQFLEAKPSEGVAPRLRTEARVAYDEHNLYVFVRAFDPHPDSIVSLLARRDDLPASDYISVMLDPYHDRRTGYEFSVNPAGVKADYAIYNDGDEDVAWDAVWDAATRIDSLGWTAEYRIPLSQLHYSSKGSGTFGLLLWRVIQRHTATVTWPLYRTSRSGLTSQFGELTGLDGLGSPGHAEITPYVITKSQPDAGAADPEQNQEVSLGGDLKYRLASNLLLNATVNPDFGQVEADPSELNLSAFETFFSERRPFFVEGKGLFTFTVNCVVVVDCNTGEGLFYSRRIGRSPQLADTYGDEASATSTKILGAGKVTGRLPNGFSLGALDAVTDHVAGPGGTTLEPATNYGVIRANQDFHGGDASLGFIVTGVNRSLDATSAPYLHRSAYAGGIDGRWRFHGRFEISGSLDLSRVAGDAAAIARTQQDPVHLYQRPDGPLTFDSTRTSLSGINQEIRFAKVGGKRLHFETAYQRRTPGFEVNDLGFLRQADQQEWTSWANLAFNHPNRIFQQLRWNFNNWEHWTAEGLPTERAFNTNVHVQFTNRWWLHVGGTIGQLGATYCDRCARGGPAVRQDPYLSPWITIQGDDRRPLVPSVSANYTRGDQGRSETIDLSPTLDLKVSTRFTTSLSAEYNHNRNDLQYFDTFTDPAGGQHYTFAHLQQRTLSFTWRLGYTFTPTTSLQVYASPFVSKGTYTDIREVADARASEYSGRYRPYTDPAVAEDDSGFNFQQFRSNVVFRWEYRPGSTLFLVWSQGRQADSPVEGAESFRGDLGDLFGRRARDTFLVKVSYWFTR, from the coding sequence ATGACTGCACTGCTCGGCGTTCTGTTGGGTCTTCAGGCGCAGGTGATGACGATCCCACGGCCGCGCCCGGCAACCACCGTCGTCCGGGCCACGCGCACGGCGGTGGCCCCCGTGCTCGACGGCCGGGATGACGACGTCGTGTGGCGGACCGCCCCGCCCGTCGACCAGTTCCTCGAGGCCAAGCCCAGCGAAGGCGTGGCACCGCGACTGCGGACGGAGGCGCGGGTGGCGTACGACGAGCACAACCTTTACGTGTTCGTCCGCGCATTCGATCCCCACCCTGACAGCATCGTCAGCCTGCTCGCCCGCCGGGATGACCTGCCCGCCTCCGATTACATCAGCGTGATGCTCGACCCCTACCACGACCGGCGGACCGGGTACGAGTTCTCGGTGAACCCCGCCGGGGTCAAGGCGGACTACGCGATCTATAACGATGGCGACGAGGACGTCGCCTGGGACGCGGTATGGGACGCCGCGACCCGGATCGATTCGCTTGGCTGGACCGCGGAGTATCGGATCCCGCTCTCCCAGCTGCACTACTCGTCCAAGGGAAGCGGCACGTTCGGCCTGCTCCTCTGGCGGGTCATCCAGCGCCATACCGCGACCGTCACCTGGCCACTCTATCGCACCTCGCGCTCGGGCCTCACCTCCCAGTTCGGCGAGCTGACCGGGCTGGACGGACTGGGCAGCCCGGGACACGCGGAGATCACGCCGTACGTCATCACCAAGAGCCAGCCGGACGCCGGCGCGGCCGACCCGGAGCAGAATCAGGAGGTCTCTCTCGGCGGCGATCTGAAATACCGGCTCGCCTCGAATCTGCTGCTCAACGCCACCGTCAATCCCGATTTCGGCCAGGTCGAGGCCGATCCGTCGGAGCTCAACCTCAGCGCCTTCGAGACCTTCTTCAGCGAGCGACGGCCGTTCTTCGTGGAGGGAAAGGGCCTCTTCACCTTCACCGTCAATTGCGTCGTGGTGGTCGACTGCAATACCGGGGAAGGGTTGTTCTATTCCCGCCGGATCGGGCGCTCGCCGCAGTTGGCCGACACCTATGGAGACGAGGCGTCCGCCACCTCGACCAAGATCCTGGGGGCCGGTAAGGTCACCGGACGCCTGCCGAACGGTTTCTCACTGGGGGCCCTCGACGCGGTGACCGATCATGTGGCGGGGCCGGGAGGCACCACGCTCGAGCCCGCGACCAATTACGGCGTGATCCGCGCCAATCAGGACTTCCACGGCGGCGATGCCAGCCTCGGGTTCATCGTAACGGGAGTGAACCGGTCGCTCGATGCCACCAGTGCGCCCTATCTCCATCGGAGCGCGTACGCCGGAGGAATCGATGGGCGGTGGCGGTTCCACGGCCGGTTCGAGATCTCCGGCTCGCTGGACCTGAGCCGGGTCGCGGGCGATGCGGCGGCGATCGCTCGCACCCAGCAGGACCCGGTCCATCTGTACCAGCGTCCGGACGGCCCGCTGACCTTCGATTCGACCCGGACCTCGTTGAGCGGCATCAATCAGGAGATCCGTTTCGCCAAGGTGGGCGGCAAGCGGCTGCACTTCGAGACGGCCTACCAGCGGCGGACGCCGGGGTTCGAGGTCAACGACCTCGGGTTCCTCCGCCAGGCCGACCAGCAGGAGTGGACCAGCTGGGCGAACCTGGCGTTCAATCATCCCAACCGGATTTTTCAGCAGCTCCGCTGGAATTTCAACAACTGGGAGCACTGGACCGCCGAGGGACTGCCGACCGAGCGGGCGTTCAACACCAATGTCCATGTCCAGTTCACCAACCGTTGGTGGCTGCACGTGGGGGGCACCATCGGCCAGCTCGGTGCTACCTATTGCGACCGTTGCGCGCGGGGTGGTCCGGCGGTCCGGCAGGACCCGTATCTCTCGCCCTGGATCACCATCCAGGGCGATGACCGCCGGCCGCTGGTGCCCTCCGTGTCGGCCAACTACACCAGGGGCGATCAGGGCCGCTCCGAGACGATCGACCTCTCGCCGACGCTCGATCTCAAGGTGTCCACTCGCTTTACCACCTCGCTCAGCGCGGAGTACAACCACAACCGGAACGACCTGCAGTACTTCGACACGTTCACCGACCCGGCCGGCGGGCAGCACTACACCTTCGCGCATCTGCAGCAGAGGACCCTGAGCTTCACCTGGCGGCTGGGCTACACCTTCACGCCCACCACCTCGCTCCAGGTCTACGCTTCGCCGTTCGTCTCCAAGGGCACCTACACCGACATCCGTGAAGTGGCGGACGCGCGGGCGAGCGAGTACTCGGGGCGCTACCGGCCCTATACTGACCCCGCCGTCGCCGAGGATGACAGCGGGTTCAACTTCCAGCAGTTCCGCTCCAACGTGGTGTTCCGCTGGGAGTATCGCCCGGGGTCGACGCTGTTCCTGGTCTGGAGCCAGGGACGGCAGGCGGATTCGCCGGTCGAGGGCGCCGAGTCCTTCCGCGGCGACCTCGGCGACCTGTTCGGCCGGCGGGCACGCGATACGTTCCTGGTGAAGGTGTCGTACTGGTTCACCCGCTGA
- a CDS encoding HEAT repeat domain-containing protein, with translation MMSTSIPDLLSWVTAAPLGLSILLVLLKVTCLLLAAIGASLAMSRASAGARHLVWVVVLGALLVLPALAMWAPLPVRMLPQSVSPTIASSMAGALVGPEITRSLRQQSSAAPEAAGPAASSASRSRAAIGPSFGLGTVLLLGWVLGALALILRLAHGAYAVRRILRRAEPLEHPDWQTPLYQVADRLGVPVIPRLVRSEDVKMPFASGLIAPAVVLPAECEQWSAERRSAVLVHELGHVRRRDLAGHTIGRIACALYWFHPLVWTAARRLRTESERACDDLALVLGARPSDYAEHLLDLVTGVRDHYTPSLALAMAHRKEFEGRMLAILDPALRRKGPNRRQTAVIVGALAILASFVGAATPVPRTASHSLPSHAEAPRSAPVQPVQPPPDAAPQPAAIAIPTRASPAVTAREEPGDDRAALLARTLRTDTSAPVRRVAAWGLQRYVEVDVAIEALASAAGTDADAEVREMAVWALADARPGSTVVLAALAKAVRLDRDPKVRATAVWALGSIGDENAVETLTGVLRSPDPTLREVAAWSIGSCEPSRAPAALSSALSDRDRNVRESVAWALYTIGDPRTAGAIDSALRREQDPEVQHGLIRALGAVGEGSVEAFQRLVSSPDAEVRGMAVAALAGGDASGPWPWPRPEPRPFP, from the coding sequence ATGATGTCGACATCCATTCCAGACCTGCTCTCCTGGGTCACGGCAGCACCATTGGGCCTGTCGATTCTGCTGGTGCTTCTGAAGGTCACCTGTCTGCTTCTGGCCGCGATCGGCGCCTCGCTCGCAATGTCGCGCGCCTCGGCGGGCGCCCGGCATCTGGTCTGGGTCGTGGTGCTTGGCGCGCTCCTTGTCCTCCCCGCACTCGCCATGTGGGCCCCCCTCCCGGTCCGGATGCTTCCCCAGTCCGTATCACCGACAATTGCATCGAGCATGGCAGGAGCGCTTGTCGGCCCCGAAATCACCCGTTCGCTGCGGCAGCAGAGCAGCGCTGCTCCTGAAGCCGCGGGCCCCGCCGCCTCGTCCGCATCGCGGTCTCGCGCCGCGATCGGGCCGTCGTTCGGGCTCGGGACCGTACTGTTGCTCGGCTGGGTGCTGGGCGCTCTCGCGCTGATCCTGAGGCTCGCCCACGGCGCGTACGCTGTGCGGCGCATCCTCCGCCGGGCCGAGCCGCTGGAGCACCCGGACTGGCAGACGCCGTTGTACCAGGTCGCCGATCGCCTGGGCGTGCCCGTCATTCCGCGGCTGGTCCGCAGCGAGGATGTGAAGATGCCCTTTGCGAGCGGCCTTATTGCTCCCGCCGTCGTGCTTCCCGCCGAATGCGAGCAGTGGAGCGCCGAGCGGCGGAGCGCCGTGCTGGTGCACGAGCTGGGGCACGTCCGTCGGCGCGACCTGGCCGGTCACACGATCGGCCGGATCGCCTGCGCCCTCTATTGGTTTCACCCGCTGGTGTGGACGGCCGCCCGGCGGCTCCGCACCGAGAGCGAGCGGGCCTGCGACGACCTGGCGCTGGTCCTCGGTGCCCGGCCCAGCGACTACGCCGAGCATCTGCTGGACCTGGTGACGGGCGTGCGCGATCACTACACGCCGTCGCTCGCCCTTGCGATGGCGCACCGAAAGGAGTTCGAGGGACGCATGCTGGCTATTCTCGACCCCGCGCTCCGTCGCAAGGGGCCGAATCGGAGGCAGACCGCCGTGATCGTCGGTGCGCTCGCCATCCTCGCCTCTTTCGTCGGTGCAGCGACGCCGGTGCCACGCACCGCGTCTCACTCGCTCCCCTCGCATGCTGAAGCGCCACGCAGCGCGCCGGTTCAACCGGTCCAGCCACCGCCGGACGCTGCCCCCCAACCCGCGGCAATCGCGATCCCGACCCGAGCCTCGCCAGCCGTCACCGCCCGCGAGGAGCCCGGCGACGACAGGGCGGCGCTGCTCGCCAGGACACTCCGCACCGATACGAGCGCCCCGGTTCGGCGGGTGGCCGCGTGGGGACTCCAGCGGTACGTCGAGGTCGATGTCGCGATCGAGGCCCTCGCCTCCGCGGCCGGGACCGATGCCGACGCGGAGGTGCGTGAGATGGCGGTGTGGGCCCTGGCCGATGCACGACCGGGCTCGACCGTCGTGCTGGCGGCCCTGGCCAAGGCCGTCCGGCTGGACCGGGACCCGAAGGTTCGCGCGACGGCAGTGTGGGCACTGGGCTCGATCGGCGACGAAAACGCCGTGGAGACCTTGACGGGCGTCCTCAGGAGCCCCGATCCCACGCTACGGGAGGTCGCGGCCTGGTCGATCGGCTCCTGCGAGCCGAGCCGGGCGCCGGCCGCGCTGTCGAGCGCGCTGTCGGACCGAGATCGCAACGTGCGCGAATCGGTGGCCTGGGCGCTCTACACGATCGGGGATCCCCGGACGGCCGGCGCCATCGATTCCGCGCTTCGGCGCGAGCAGGACCCCGAGGTGCAGCACGGCCTCATCCGGGCGCTCGGTGCCGTGGGGGAGGGCTCGGTGGAGGCCTTCCAGCGACTCGTATCATCCCCGGACGCCGAAGTGCGAGGGATGGCCGTGGCCGCGCTGGCCGGCGGAGACGCCTCCGGTCCCTGGCCCTGGCCCCGCCCGGAGCCTCGGCCGTTTCCGTGA